A genome region from Brienomyrus brachyistius isolate T26 chromosome 23, BBRACH_0.4, whole genome shotgun sequence includes the following:
- the LOC125719612 gene encoding DNA-binding protein inhibitor ID-4-like, which translates to MKALTPARPPGVSAACDALPPAWGDATHRLRGNMSGCYSRLRRLVPTIPPGRRLSRVEILQHVIDYILELQSALETHRAMLRRRRETPATPRTPLTALNLGQFPAASIAQKQEEAASCTRSAAEWCPES; encoded by the exons ATGAAGGCATTGACTCCGGCGCGGCCCCCTGGCGTCTCCGCCGCCTGCGACGCGCTGCCCCCGGCTTGGGGGGACGCGACGCACCGGCTTCGCGGCAACATGAGCGGCTGCTATAGCCGGCTGCGGCGCCTGGTGCCCACCATCCCGCCGGGCAGGAGGCTCAGCCGCGTGGAGATCCTGCAGCACGTCATCGATTACATCCTGGAGCTGCAGAGCGCGCTGGAGACGCACCGGGCGATGCTGCGCCGACGCCGGGAGACCCCCGCGACCCCCCGAACCCCGCTAACGGCGCTCAACCTCGGGCAG TTTCCGGCTGCATCCATAGCCCAGAAGCAGGAGGAGGCAGCTTCATGTACCCGAAGCGCGGCAGAGTG GTGTCCTGAAAGCTGA